One genomic segment of Gopherus flavomarginatus isolate rGopFla2 chromosome 11, rGopFla2.mat.asm, whole genome shotgun sequence includes these proteins:
- the LOC127031780 gene encoding olfactory receptor 10A7-like, with protein sequence MKYTRRGNLTTVTEFILLGFSNHHDLQVPLFSIYLFIYIITLMGNMLIILITIDTALQTPMYFFLRVLSFLEICYTSVTIPKMLVDFLSDNRSISYLGCAAQMYFLLFLGISECFLLAAMAYDRYVAICNPLRYRLIMNRRVCLFLTVLSWFWGNVVSLVQTAWVFTLPFCGSNQINYFFCDIPPLIKLSCTDTSSYEMQLFTVTILVNFTPFSLILVSYIVIISTILKMASADGRHKAFSTCSSHLLVVTLYYGSSGLIYLRPKSINSLDSNKVLALMYTTITPILNPIVYSLRNNEVKGAVQRLLWDGLKGKIFSQRK encoded by the coding sequence ATGAAATACACAAGAAGGGGGAACCTCACTACGGTGACTGAATTCATTCTACTGGGATTTTCCAACCACCATGACCTGCAGGTGCCTCTGTTCTCCATCTATCTGTTCATTTACATTATTACCTTGATGGGGAACATGCTCATCATTCTCATCACCATAGACACAGCCCTTCAAACCCCTATGTATTTCTTTCTCCGAGTCTTATCCTTCCTGGAGATCTGCTACACCTCGGTCACCATCCCCAAGATGCTAGTGGACTTCCTTTCAGACAACAGGAGCATTTCCTACTTGGGCTGTGCTGCACAAATGTACTTCCTGCTCTTCCTTGGAATCTCTGAGTGCTTCCTTCTGGCTGCAATGGCGTACGACCGCTATGTGGCCATATGCAACCCATTGAGGTACAGGCTCATCATGAACAGGAGGGTCTGCCTTTTCTTGACAGTTCTCTCTTGGTTCTGGGGTAATGTGGTGTCCCTAGTACAGACAGCCTGGGTTTTCACCTTGCCATTTTGTGGGTCCAATCAGATTAACTATTTCTTCTGTGACATTCCCCCATTGATTAAGCTTTCTTGCACTGACACCTCTTCATATGAAATGCAGTTGTTTACAGTTACTATACTGGTGAACTTCACTCCATTTTCTCTCATCCTTGTGTCCTACATTGTTATTATCTCCACCATCTTAAAGATGGCTTCAGCTGATGGCAGACACAAAGCTTTCTCTACCTGCTCCTCACACCTCCTTGTGGTGACACTGTATTACGGGAGCAGTGGCCTGATCTATTTAAGACCTAAGTCCATTAACTCACTGGACAGCAACAAAGTGCTGGCTCTGATGTATACAACCATCACTCCCATCTTGAACCCTATagtctacagcctgaggaacaatgAGGTGAAAGGGGCTGTGCAGAGATTGTTATGGGATGGgctgaaaggaaaaatattttctcaaagaaaataA
- the LOC127031152 gene encoding olfactory receptor 10A7-like translates to MSYAEESGRGNLTTVTEFILLGLSNHHDLQVPLFSIYLSIYTITLMGNILIILITMDPNLHTPMYFFLRILSFLEICYTSVTVPKMLVNFLSDNRGISYTGCVAQMYFLLFLGISECFLLAAMAYDRYVAICNPLRYRLIMNRRVCLFLTVLSWFWGNVVSLVQTAWVFTLPFCGSNQINYFFCDIPPLIKLSCIDISLYEMQLFTAAILVIFTPFSLIVVSYTFIISTILKMASAEGRHKAFSTCSSHLIVVTLYYGSCGLIYLRPKSIHLLDTNKVLALIYTTITPTLNPFIYSLRNKEVKEALRRLLGDRMRRTNIFS, encoded by the coding sequence ATGAGTTATGCAGAAGAATCAGGAAGGGGAAATCTCACCACAGTGACTGAATTCATTCTACTAGGATTGTCCAACCACCATGACCTTCAGGTGCCTCTGTTCTCCATCTATCTGTCCATTTATACCATTACACTGATGGGGAACATCCTCATCATCCTCATCACCATGGACCCAAACCTTCACACCCCTATGTATTTCTTTCTCCGGATCTTATCCTTCCTGGAGATCTGCTATACCTCAGTCACTGTCCCCAAGATGCTGGTGAACTTCCTCTCAGACAACAGGGGCATTTCCTACACGGGCTGTGTTGCCCAAATGTACTTCCTTCTCTTCCTTGGAATCTCTGAGTGCTTCCTTCTGGCTGCAATGGCATATGACCGCTATGTGGCCATATGCAACCCACTGAGGTACAGGCTCATCATGAACAGGAGGGTTTGCCTTTTCTTGACAGTTCTCTCTTGGTTCTGGGGTAATGTGGTGTCCCTAGTACAGACAGCCTGGGTTTTCACCTTGCCATTTTGTGGGTCCAATCAGATTAACTATTTCTTCTGTGATATTCCCCCATTGATTAAGCTTTCTTGTATTGACATCTCTCTGTATGAAATGCAGTTGTTTACAGCAGCTATACTAGTCATCTTCACTCCATTTTCTCTCATCGTTGTGTCCTACACCTTTATTATCTCCACCATCTTAAAGATGGCATCAGCTGAAGGCAGAcacaaagccttctccacctgttcctcacacctcattgtggtgacatTGTATTACGGGAGCTGTGGCCTGATCTATTTAAGACCTAAGTCTATTCATTTACTAGACACTAACAAAGTGCTGGCTCTGATATATACAACCATCACCCCGACCTTGAACCCCTTTATCTAtagcctgaggaacaaggaggtgaaagAGGCTCTGAGGAGATTGCTGGGGGACAGGATGAGGAGAACAAATATTTTCTCGTAG
- the LOC127031781 gene encoding olfactory receptor 6N1-like has protein sequence MDTPRGTHESRNQTSIMEFIVLGFGNVPELQILLFLLFLVIYIMTMAGNILIVAIVVADHHLHTPMYFFLGNLSCLETCYTSTVLPRMLASLLTGDRTISVNGCFMQLYCFGVLACSECHLLAAMSYDRYLAICKPLHYVSIINYRFCFQLVAGSWISGFVGASIIVSWISMLMFCGPNEIDHFLCEFNVVINLSCSDTQSMVLVAFLLSSLFTLPPFLLTLTSYISIITTILRIPSTTGRKKAFSTCSSHLIVVTVFYGTLIIVYLLPDFKTLQSMTKVFSVFYTILTPLVNPLIYSLRNKEVKEALRKVVRKLGSFTAVQRIQANVCRPK, from the coding sequence atggATACTCCCCGTGGCACACATGAAAGCAGAAATCAAACGTCCATCATGGAATTTATCGTCCTGGGATTTGGGAATGTCCCAGAATTGCAGATTCTCCTCTTCCTGCTGTTCCTAGTGATCTACATTATGACTATGGCCGGGAACATCCTCATTGTTGCGATAGTTGTGGCTGATCatcaccttcacacccccatgtacttcttcctggggaacctgtcctgcttggagacctgctacacctccactgtcctgcccaggatgctggccagtctcctgactggggacagaaccatttctgtGAATGGCTGCTTCATGCAGCTTTACTGTTTTGGTGTCTTGGCATGTTCAGAATGCCACCTCCTGGCAgcgatgtcttatgatcggtatttagcgaTATGTAAACCACTGCACTATGTGTCCATTATAAATTATAGATTCTGCTTCCAGCTAGTGGCTGGGTCTTGGATTAGTGGATTTGTAGGTGCTTCTATAATAGTATCTTGGATATCAATGTTAATGTTCTGTGGTcccaatgaaattgaccatttcctGTGTGAATTTAACGTAGTGATAAatctctcctgcagtgacacccagagcatggtacTTGTGGCTTTCCTGCTGTCCTCCTTATTCACACTACCACCATTTCTATTAACCCTGACTTCCTACATTTCTATCATcaccaccatcctgagaatcccttccaccactggcaggaaaaaagcattttccacctgctcctctcacctcatcgtGGTGACCGTTTTCTATGGGACCCTAATCATTGTTTACTTGCTTCCAGACTTCAAGACACTTCAAAGCATGACCAAAGTCTTCTCGGTCTTCTACACCATTCTCACACCACTGgtcaaccccctcatctacagcctgagaaacaaagaggtaaAGGAGGCCCTGAGGAAAGTGGTCAGGAAACTTGGTTCTTTCACAGCAGTTCAGAGAATTCAAGCTAATGTCTGTAGACCAAAATGA